In Corynebacterium endometrii, one DNA window encodes the following:
- a CDS encoding copper resistance CopC family protein, translated as MNTPLTAIRLRSKAWAAAVLAGGMLAVAPGAWLAAPVAQAHDSVIGGSIETDEVVEALPDVITLEFSGIPQEGFNTIAVSNVDTGEVLFSAEPSLDGRNLSIEVPEGTEAGPGQYQVGFSITSSDGHATRGAVPFSIAGGEEAGAGAASSEDATAGGSTDTAADSPGETEASSTDDGLQGPVKWIAAAGGVLALIAVAAVMIAKRRTLGEGQ; from the coding sequence ATGAACACTCCGTTGACTGCGATCCGCCTACGGTCCAAGGCTTGGGCTGCGGCGGTCTTAGCCGGCGGAATGCTTGCCGTAGCTCCGGGAGCGTGGCTTGCGGCACCTGTGGCCCAAGCCCACGATTCAGTTATTGGCGGTTCGATTGAGACCGATGAGGTTGTTGAAGCGCTGCCCGATGTAATCACCCTGGAGTTCTCCGGCATTCCTCAGGAAGGTTTTAACACCATCGCGGTGTCCAACGTGGACACCGGTGAGGTGCTTTTTTCCGCCGAACCAAGCCTCGATGGCCGCAACCTAAGCATCGAGGTGCCGGAGGGGACTGAGGCAGGGCCGGGTCAATACCAGGTTGGGTTTTCCATCACCTCCTCCGATGGTCACGCCACCAGAGGGGCGGTCCCGTTCAGCATCGCGGGCGGTGAAGAAGCGGGTGCGGGCGCGGCCTCGTCCGAGGACGCTACCGCAGGCGGTTCCACGGATACAGCGGCGGATTCGCCCGGTGAGACTGAGGCCTCTTCCACTGACGATGGGCTCCAAGGGCCCGTGAAATGGATCGCTGCCGCGGGAGGAGTCCTTGCGCTTATCGCCGTGGCAGCCGTAATGATTGCCAAGCGTCGTACGCTTGGAGAAGGGCAGTAA